One part of the Arabidopsis thaliana chromosome 4, partial sequence genome encodes these proteins:
- a CDS encoding Pentatricopeptide repeat (PPR) superfamily protein (Pentatricopeptide repeat (PPR) superfamily protein; CONTAINS InterPro DOMAIN/s: Pentatricopeptide repeat (InterPro:IPR002885); BEST Arabidopsis thaliana protein match is: Tetratricopeptide repeat (TPR)-like superfamily protein (TAIR:AT2G29760.1); Has 42785 Blast hits to 14682 proteins in 270 species: Archae - 0; Bacteria - 16; Metazoa - 63; Fungi - 147; Plants - 41807; Viruses - 0; Other Eukaryotes - 752 (source: NCBI BLink).), giving the protein MTLPPPIASTAANTILEKLSFCKSLNHIKQLHAHILRTVINHKLNSFLFNLSVSSSSINLSYALNVFSSIPSPPESIVFNPFLRDLSRSSEPRATILFYQRIRHVGGRLDQFSFLPILKAVSKVSALFEGMELHGVAFKIATLCDPFVETGFMDMYASCGRINYARNVFDEMSHRDVVTWNTMIERYCRFGLVDEAFKLFEEMKDSNVMPDEMILCNIVSACGRTGNMRYNRAIYEFLIENDVRMDTHLLTALVTMYAGAGCMDMAREFFRKMSVRNLFVSTAMVSGYSKCGRLDDAQVIFDQTEKKDLVCWTTMISAYVESDYPQEALRVFEEMCCSGIKPDVVSMFSVISACANLGILDKAKWVHSCIHVNGLESELSINNALINMYAKCGGLDATRDVFEKMPRRNVVSWSSMINALSMHGEASDALSLFARMKQENVEPNEVTFVGVLYGCSHSGLVEEGKKIFASMTDEYNITPKLEHYGCMVDLFGRANLLREALEVIESMPVASNVVIWGSLMSACRIHGELELGKFAAKRILELEPDHDGALVLMSNIYAREQRWEDVRNIRRVMEEKNVFKEKGLSRIDQNGKSHEFLIGDKRHKQSNEIYAKLDEVVSKLKLAGYVPDCGSVLVDVEEEEKKDLVLWHSEKLALCFGLMNEEKEEEKDSCGVIRIVKNLRVCEDCHLFFKLVSKVYEREIIVRDRTRFHCYKNGLCSCRDYW; this is encoded by the exons ATGACACTTCCGCCGCCAATAGCGTCAACGGCCGCGAATACAATTCTAGAGAAACTCTCATTCTGCAAATCACTCAACCACATCAAGCAACTCCATGCTCACATCCTCCGTACAGTGATCAACCACAAACTCAACTCCTTTCTCTTTAACCTCTccgtctcttcttcctctatcAATCTCAGCTACGCTCTCAATGTCTTTTCATCTATTCCCTCTCCGCCTGAATCCATCGTCTTCAATCCATTTCTCCGGGATCTATCTCGTTCCAGTGAACCTAGAGCGACGATTCTGTTCTATCAGAGGATTAGACATGTTGGTGGTCGTCTTGATCAATTCAGCTTCCTTCCGATTCTTAAAGCAGTTTCCAAAGTCTCGGCCTTGTTCGAGGGTATGGAGCTTCACGGCGTTGCGTTCAAGATTGCGACTTTGTGCGACCCTTTTGTTGAGACTGGTTTTATGGATATGTACGCGTCTTGTGGTAGAATTAACTACGCGCGCAatgtgttcgacgaaatgtcGCATAGAGATGTTGTTACGTGGAATACTATGATTGAGAG GTATTGCCGATTCGGTCTTGTAGATGAAGCCTTTAAGCTTTTTGAGGAGATGAAGGATTCTAATGTGATGCCAGATGAAATGATTCTCTGTAACATTGTCTCTGCATGTGGTCGTACTGGGAATATGAGATATAACAGAGCTATTTACGAGTTTTTGATAGAAAATGATGTTAGGATGGATACTCATTTGTTGACTGCTCTTGTTACTATGTATGCTGGAGCTGGTTGTATGGATATGGCAAGGGAGTTTTTTAGGAAGATGTCAGTGAGAAACTTGTTTGTTTCGACTGCCATGGTTTCTGGGTATTCAAAATGTGGGAGACTCGATGATGCTCAGGTTATATTTGACCAAACGGAAAAGAAAGATTTGGTGTGTTGGACCACAATGATTTCGGCTTATGTTGAAAGTGATTATCCTCAAGAAGCTTTAAGAGTTTTTGAGGAAATGTGTTGCTCTGGGATCAAACCTGATGTGGTTAGCATGTTCAGTGTTATATCTGCTTGTGCTAACCTTGGTATTCTGGATAAAGCGAAATGGGTTCACAGTTGCATACATGTTAACGGGTTGGAATCAGAGTTGTCAATAAATAATGCCCTCATTAACATGTATGCGAAATGTGGAGGTTTGGATGCAACAAGAGACGTGTTTGAGAAGATGCCAAGGAGGAATGTAGTGTCGTGGAGCTCTATGATCAATGCGTTATCTATGCATGGAGAAGCCAGTGATGCACTTAGCTTATTTGCCCGAATGAAACAGGAAAATGTCGAGCCCAATGAAGTCACTTTTGTAGGAGTTCTCTATGGTTGTAGCCACTCAGGACTAGTTGAAGAAGGTAAAAAGATCTTTGCATCAATGACTGATGAATACAATATTACTCCAAAACTTGAGCATTATGGATGCATGGTGGATCTCTTTGGCCGAGCTAATCTCTTACGAGAAGCTCTTGAGGTTATAGAATCAATGCCAGTAGCGTCTAATGTAGTCATATGGGGATCACTGATGTCAGCTTGTAGAATCCATGGTGAGCTTGAGTTAGGCAAATTTGCAGCCAAACGTATCCTCGAGCTGGAGCCTGATCATGACGGGGCTCTTGTGTTAATGTCCAATATATACGCTAGAGAACAGAGATGGGAGGACGTAAGGAACATAAGACGTGTAATGGAGGAAAAGAATGTGTTCAAGGAGAAAGGTCTTAGCCGGATTGACCAAAACGGGAAATCACACGAGTTTCTCATCGGTGACAAGAGACATAAGCAATCAAATGAGATTTATGCGAAGCTAGACGAGGTTGTAAGTAAACTGAAGCTAGCCGGTTACGTTCCAGACTGTGGTAGCGTTTTGGTGGATGtagaggaggaagaaaagaaggattTGGTTCTATGGCATAGCGAAAAGCTCGCGCTCTGCTTCGGTCTGATGaatgaggaaaaagaagaagagaaagactcGTGCGGTGTTATTAGAATAGTGAAGAATCTAAGGGTGTGTGAGGATTGTCACCTTTTCTTCAAGCTCGTCTCTAAAGTGTATGAACGAGAGATCATAGTGAGAGATCGAACTAGGTTTCACTGTTATAAAAACGGTCTGTGTTCTTGCAGAGATTACTGGTGA
- the HSP1 gene encoding 17.6 kDa class II heat shock protein (unknown protein; BEST Arabidopsis thaliana protein match is: unknown protein (TAIR:AT3G22530.1); Has 77 Blast hits to 77 proteins in 12 species: Archae - 0; Bacteria - 0; Metazoa - 0; Fungi - 0; Plants - 77; Viruses - 0; Other Eukaryotes - 0 (source: NCBI BLink).), which produces MKIHPLPRNENNNNLIHHARDPTREPGKKLRRLPHIFSRVLELPLKSDADVAVEESHDCFRFVAETDGGGGGGVRAYMVEIHPGVTKILVRTNGSSSLGLSLDELELDVWRFRLPESTRPELVTVDCDGDGELIVTVPKIEDNGRDLIVLVQ; this is translated from the coding sequence aTGAAAATCCACCCATTACCCAGAAACgaaaataacaacaatctGATCCATCACGCTCGTGATCCGACCCGAGAACCCGGAAAGAAGCTCCGTCGTCTCCCACATATCTTCAGCCGTGTTCTAGAGCTGCCCTTGAAGTCAGACGCTGACGTGGCTGTTGAAGAGAGTCATGACTGCTTCAGGTTCGTCGCGGAAACAGACgggggaggaggaggaggtgtGAGGGCTTACATGGTTGAGATTCATCCTGGTGTGACCAAGATTCTTGTGAGAACCAATGGTTCATCGTCTCTTGGTTTGTCGCTTGATGAGCTTGAGCTTGACGTGTGGCGTTTCAGGCTACCGGAATCAACTAGGCCTGAGCTCGTTACCGTGGATTGCGACGGCGATGGAGAATTGATTGTCACTGTGCCTAAGATTGAAGACAATGGTAGAGATTTGATAGTGCTTGTACAGTAA
- a CDS encoding spindle assembly abnormal protein has product MDMDQEIGQNSPGFDGESVVSMSNRSKETEPVPVENDYYRENGFNSDGDGDDVKVNGDRSSFTDLNQLPAIPPASSGQGLPFAPVDFPSPGDVWTWRVGRRVNNAGFHKDRLLILPERLKGKNVPKSFASKNTLSRYLETSFPDMDANAFFASFTWNIPALFQPAERVDAASLFEETSKEGQNQDEDAEDVKKEGSTSRYSQRKRKQVQIQTNEPKATPRASNRKKTATTTPAAEHKSARESSSKRYTRQQQGDVFDLTEENKESDAKKGSKRMKKRRGNYADEEEEEEAFVPHIYVSSMNGVIAVSHPPVDINPEEFDSYLNSLENLLQQQPSEAGQESSSSLPVSASSPVRDYEWTEARMKLSSLLEKDFSSLFMSNEATEMASLAAKLKKDPSLSAEEIVRLKLIEEIPTFSEVFQENQSMIVEADRFFSALELNKAKVASLKYEYSDLKDKLGNIQTEVDRNSETIRQIDEQIAQLQAKRTELTRCISNKGKEKVDLIFGQKMVANSIPKVVQEVQAANLKKPEWEMKKDNALKRESEILNKFAPLKGFYL; this is encoded by the exons ATGGATATGGATCAAGAGATAGGTCAAAATTCTCCTGG ATTTGATGGTGAATCAGTAGTGTCAATGAGTAATAGAAGCAAGGAGACTGAACCAGTCCCGGTTGAGAATGACTATTATCGGGAAAACGGATTCAAcagtgatggtgatggtgatgatgtgAAGGTTAATGGTGACAGAAGCTCCTTCACTGATTTGAATCAACTCCCGGCGATTCCGCCAGCTTCTAGTGGTCAAGGTTTGCCGTTTGCACCTGTCGATTTCCCGAGCCCCGGCGATGTTTGGACTTGGAGAGTTGGGAGGAGAGTGAATAATGCCGGGTTCCATAAGGATCGCTTACTCATTCTCCCGGAGAGGCTTAAGGGCAAGAATGTACCCAAATCTTTTGCAAGCAAAAACACTCTTTCGCGTTATCTCGAAACTAGTTTCCCTGATATGGATGCTAATGCATTCTTTGCATCTTTTACCTGGAACATTCCGGCTTTGTTTCAGCCTGCAGAAAGAG tTGATGCTGCGTCTCTGTTTGAAGAGACATCCAAAGAAGGACAGAATCAAGATGAGGATGCTGAGGatgtaaaaaaagaaggatcAACTTCGCGTTACAGccagaggaagagaaaacagGTGCAGATACAGACTAATGAACCTAAAGCAACTCCGCGAGCTAGCAACAGGAAAAAGACAGCCACAACAACACCAGCTGCTGAACATAAGTCAGCTCGGGAATCTTCCTCGAAACGTTACACAAGACAGCAACAAGGTGATGTGTTTGACTTGACTGAAGAAAACAAGGAATCAGATGCAAAGAAAGGCAGCAAGAGGATGAAGAAACGCAGAGGTAACTATgcagacgaagaagaagaagaagaggctttTGTTCCGCATATCTATGTTTCTTCTATGAACGGTGTCATTGCAGTCTCTCACCCTCCTGTGGATATAAACCCAGAAGAGTTTGACAGTTATCTGAACTCTCTAGAGAATCTTCTTCAGCAACAGCCTTCAGAAGCAGGACAGgagtcttcatcatcacttccCGTTAGTGCAAGCTCTCCAGTGAGAGATTACGAATGGACAGAAGCTCGAATGAAGCTTTCATCGCTTCTGGAGAAAGATTTCTCTTCCTTGTTCATGTCTAATGAAGCTACGGAGATGGCAAGCTTGGCAGCTAAACTCAAGAAAGATCCAAGCCTATCAGCTGAAGAAATAGTGAGGTTGAAGCTAATCGAAGAAATTCCAACTTTCAGCGAAGTTTTTCAAGAGAACCAAAGCATGATAGTAGAAGCAGATAGGTTCTTCTCCGCTCTCGAGCTTAACAAAGCGAAGGTCGCATCTCTCAAGTACGAATACAGCGACTTAAAGGACAAGCTAGGCAATATCCAAACGGAAGTCGATAGAAACTCAGAGACAATCCGTCAAATTGACGAGCAAATCGCTCAGCTTCAAGCTAAACGAACCGAGCTTACCCGCTGCATCAGTAACAAGGGGAAAGAGAAGGTTGATCTAATCTTTGGTCAGAAGATGGTAGCGAACTCAATCCCTAAAGTGGTTCAAGAAGTTCAAGCAGCTAACTTGAAGAAACCTGAATGGGAAATGAAGAAAGACAATGCTCTTAAACGTGAATCAGAGATCCTCAATAAATTTGCCCCTCTCAAAGGATTTTAtctctaa